A genomic window from Bdellovibrio sp. SKB1291214 includes:
- a CDS encoding lytic murein transglycosylase, translating into MRTILMVLLLTFTADVSIAARPAKPKLIAADQEWVRSKMHRIGFSKAFTEESVEHYEPKSFDKVVTLNLLGFLTPSGAHLTELDPKAVQKAANFIKENPEAFQAAEKQFGVPAEVVSSLLWIETRHGADMGTFHIVSVYLHLLQAKRPENLNKLTRLALLKNKEVKKYETPAELRELMKKRVVAKSKWAEEQLIALAEIRKKKHLDLKKLRGSYAGAFGLPQFIPSSYRDYAESLVPDATPNITQPNDAIMSVANYLQKNGWQTANLEAQVAALMKYNNSRDYANGILNIAQKVPAMIPVPIENKTATIDKSE; encoded by the coding sequence GTGCGGACAATCTTGATGGTCTTACTCCTTACATTCACGGCTGATGTGAGCATTGCTGCTCGCCCGGCGAAGCCCAAATTGATCGCGGCCGATCAAGAATGGGTTCGCTCGAAAATGCACCGTATTGGCTTTTCCAAAGCGTTTACGGAAGAATCCGTTGAACACTATGAACCAAAAAGTTTCGACAAAGTCGTTACTCTGAATTTACTGGGTTTTCTGACACCATCTGGAGCCCATTTGACCGAGCTTGATCCCAAAGCTGTTCAGAAAGCAGCAAACTTTATCAAAGAAAATCCTGAAGCCTTCCAAGCTGCTGAAAAACAATTTGGAGTTCCTGCAGAAGTCGTCTCTTCCCTTTTGTGGATTGAGACACGTCATGGCGCCGACATGGGAACGTTCCATATCGTGAGTGTCTATCTGCACTTGTTACAAGCAAAACGCCCCGAAAATTTAAATAAACTGACTCGCTTGGCTCTTTTGAAAAATAAAGAAGTTAAAAAATACGAAACTCCTGCAGAACTTCGCGAGTTGATGAAAAAACGTGTCGTTGCAAAATCAAAATGGGCGGAAGAACAACTGATCGCTTTGGCAGAGATCAGAAAGAAAAAGCATTTAGACCTTAAAAAATTGCGTGGTTCTTACGCGGGTGCTTTCGGTCTGCCCCAGTTCATTCCGTCGAGTTATCGCGATTATGCTGAGTCTTTGGTGCCCGACGCCACTCCAAATATTACGCAACCCAACGATGCCATCATGAGCGTTGCAAACTATCTGCAAAAAAATGGCTGGCAAACCGCGAACTTGGAAGCCCAAGTGGCAGCGCTGATGAAATATAACAACAGCCGTGATTATGCGAACGGCATTTTGAATATCGCACAAAAAGTGCCAGCCATGATTCCGGTTCCAATCGAAAACAAAACCGCCACGATTGATAAATCGGAGTAG
- the fucP gene encoding L-fucose:H+ symporter permease, with the protein MNYPSEAQRKKALITVSTIFFMWGVLTCLNDILIPHLKAVFSLSYAQSALIQFTFFGAYFIMSLPAGTLVSKLGYKNSISAGLLVSAIGAFMFIPAAKVESYGLFLCALFVLASGITVLQVAANAYVTLLGPEETASSRLNLAQALNSLGTTVAPKIGGLFILSATVLTADQIAGLGVAEQLAYKTQQAQAVQGPYTVLGVILLLLAVGMYLLRLPNLKEEKNTDVKSTATFADAFKHSNLSLGVIAMFLYVGAEVSIGSFLINFMAQSDIMGISESTAAGYVPFYWGGALVGRFVGSFLMRKLNPAKMLGACALVTTLLVAIAVSTSGPMAAWMLLAVGLFNSIMFPTIFSLGVRGLGAATEKASSLLIMAIVGGAIIPLIQGVVADHVNLQHAFVLPLVCYVFISFYGFKEGRKT; encoded by the coding sequence ATGAATTATCCAAGCGAAGCACAACGTAAGAAGGCATTAATTACCGTTTCCACCATTTTTTTTATGTGGGGGGTTCTAACGTGTCTAAATGACATCTTAATTCCACATTTGAAGGCTGTTTTCTCGCTGAGTTATGCGCAGAGCGCCTTAATCCAATTCACCTTTTTTGGGGCGTATTTCATCATGTCGCTTCCAGCTGGAACACTGGTCTCAAAACTTGGCTACAAAAATAGCATCAGTGCGGGGCTCTTGGTGTCTGCCATCGGTGCCTTTATGTTTATCCCGGCGGCCAAGGTGGAATCATATGGTTTATTTTTATGTGCTCTGTTTGTGTTGGCTTCGGGTATCACGGTGTTGCAAGTCGCAGCGAATGCCTATGTGACTTTGTTGGGCCCTGAGGAAACAGCATCCAGCCGTTTGAATTTAGCACAGGCTTTGAACTCCCTGGGAACGACGGTCGCGCCTAAGATAGGCGGGCTGTTTATTCTTTCTGCGACCGTGCTTACGGCGGATCAAATAGCGGGTCTTGGAGTGGCTGAACAATTGGCTTACAAAACTCAACAGGCCCAAGCGGTTCAAGGACCTTACACTGTCCTTGGTGTCATTTTACTTTTGCTTGCGGTGGGAATGTATTTGCTGCGTTTGCCCAACCTGAAAGAGGAAAAGAATACTGACGTCAAATCCACTGCTACGTTTGCAGATGCCTTCAAACACTCGAACTTATCATTGGGTGTGATTGCAATGTTCTTGTACGTGGGTGCTGAAGTTTCTATCGGAAGCTTTCTGATTAATTTCATGGCTCAATCCGATATCATGGGCATTTCCGAAAGTACGGCAGCGGGTTACGTGCCATTTTATTGGGGCGGAGCTTTGGTAGGTCGGTTTGTGGGCTCTTTCCTTATGAGAAAATTAAATCCAGCAAAGATGTTGGGAGCTTGTGCCCTGGTGACGACTTTGCTTGTGGCAATCGCAGTTTCCACGTCCGGACCGATGGCCGCTTGGATGTTGCTTGCAGTGGGATTGTTTAATTCCATCATGTTTCCGACGATTTTTAGTTTGGGAGTACGTGGTTTGGGAGCCGCGACAGAAAAAGCTTCAAGTTTGTTAATCATGGCGATTGTCGGTGGAGCGATCATTCCCCTGATCCAAGGTGTGGTGGCGGATCATGTGAATCTTCAACATGCCTTCGTCCTGCCTCTGGTTTGTTACGTCTTTATTTCGTTCTATGGTTTCAAAGAGGGTCGTAAGACATAG
- a CDS encoding MOSC domain-containing protein, with protein sequence MKITHEGPEGDREWMLIDEAGKFISQRTLPKLSTVNAVFEPASLTLAFEKMFFKIGRKSSFSREVKVQVWNDSLTASLEPDLYSQALSQYLGVNVRLVRYAPFSQRRVLSTQKEWKPEVRFADGRPILLTNTKSLEDLNSKLLFPVPMNRFRPNIVIQGEKPFEDDQWKRIKIGEVIFSQPKLSARCHIINIDQQTGQSHGADPLRTLATYRLDGNKVNFGTLWIPENEGLLSLNDAVEVLS encoded by the coding sequence ATGAAAATCACTCACGAAGGTCCCGAGGGCGATCGCGAGTGGATGCTTATTGATGAAGCTGGTAAATTCATTTCGCAAAGAACGTTGCCAAAGCTATCGACGGTCAACGCAGTTTTTGAACCGGCTTCCTTGACTCTTGCCTTTGAAAAAATGTTTTTTAAAATCGGGCGTAAGAGTTCCTTTAGCCGAGAGGTGAAGGTTCAAGTTTGGAACGATTCCCTTACGGCGTCCTTGGAGCCTGATCTTTATTCGCAAGCCTTGTCTCAATACTTGGGTGTGAATGTGCGCTTGGTGCGCTATGCTCCGTTTTCACAGCGCCGCGTGCTTTCGACCCAGAAAGAATGGAAACCCGAAGTTCGCTTTGCTGACGGCAGGCCCATCTTGTTAACAAATACCAAAAGTCTTGAGGATTTGAACTCGAAACTTTTATTTCCAGTTCCAATGAATCGTTTCCGTCCCAATATCGTGATTCAAGGCGAGAAGCCTTTTGAAGACGATCAATGGAAACGCATCAAAATTGGCGAGGTTATTTTCTCTCAACCTAAACTGAGTGCTCGTTGTCATATTATCAACATTGATCAACAGACCGGCCAATCTCATGGAGCCGATCCTTTACGAACACTTGCGACGTATCGCCTTGATGGAAACAAAGTCAATTTTGGGACTCTGTGGATTCCCGAAAATGAAGGACTTCTGTCTTTGAACGACGCCGTAGAAGTGCTTTCTTAA
- a CDS encoding DUF1990 family protein, which yields MEKRKTPQDITDGFGPMHHRIFRVTLPTSFRKAKLALRELKKDLNVFCPTLIASFEKLSGEKDDLCVNDEFQVHITGPWNGPVRVTDVTDVSFSLVTLKGHLEAGEIFFKLLQDSSGATIFQIESIARSRDFLVDLMYDKIPIGKVAQSAMWVIFCKRFAKAATGLPEDEFMIDIETERFDEDRGLWQRI from the coding sequence ATGGAGAAGCGCAAAACGCCCCAAGATATCACAGATGGTTTTGGCCCGATGCACCATCGAATTTTTCGAGTAACGCTGCCTACTAGTTTTCGTAAGGCCAAGTTAGCTTTGCGTGAATTGAAAAAAGATTTAAATGTTTTCTGTCCCACGCTGATCGCCTCCTTCGAAAAATTGAGCGGCGAAAAGGATGACCTTTGCGTGAATGACGAATTTCAAGTCCACATCACAGGCCCCTGGAATGGACCTGTGCGTGTCACCGATGTCACGGACGTTTCTTTTTCTTTGGTGACTTTAAAAGGCCACTTGGAAGCGGGCGAGATATTCTTTAAGTTGCTTCAAGACAGCAGTGGCGCCACCATTTTTCAGATTGAATCCATTGCGCGCAGTCGGGATTTTTTAGTCGACTTGATGTATGATAAAATTCCAATCGGCAAAGTCGCACAGTCCGCGATGTGGGTCATCTTTTGTAAGCGCTTTGCAAAAGCGGCCACGGGATTGCCCGAAGATGAATTCATGATAGACATCGAAACCGAGCGATTCGACGAGGACCGAGGCCTATGGCAAAGAATCTGA
- a CDS encoding PAS domain-containing hybrid sensor histidine kinase/response regulator — translation MDVVNKALNKEQAQALQNESFEVLVQSVQDYAIFALDRFGYVSTWNAGAERIKGYKADEILGKHFSTFYRQEDIDRGHPSHELEVAEATGRFEEEGQRLRKDGSLFWANVVITALFDKDKNLTGFLKVTRDITDRKNAEEALKKLNAELELRVLERTSQLQLREKELKFAKDQAERANAAKSTFLANMSHEIRTPLGAILGFTDMIVEDNISGEDRETAKEAIQRNGQLLMNLINDILDLAKIEASKLELEKESVNLASLKQELISTFQSPAKIKGVELTVEFHPNLPANIISDNVRLRQILYNLIGNAVKFTNRGKVKIFARPRGGSHMAISVEDQGIGISEDQQSTLFQPFQQADPSITRSFGGTGLGLVLSRNLAQALGGDLDLTESELGKGSTFTLTLPIVEDFDFSVKEEQDVILSAPDSVRIMVVDDNADNRRLLSITLRKQNYIVESAADGLECLEKVPVFKPDIIFMDLQMPRMDGISTTLELKKRNFRMPVVALTANALKEEREKCLGLGFAEYLTKPINRTLIEQAVVRNLADSTVRK, via the coding sequence ATGGATGTAGTTAATAAAGCACTTAATAAAGAGCAAGCGCAGGCCCTGCAGAACGAGAGCTTTGAGGTTCTCGTTCAAAGCGTACAGGACTATGCGATTTTTGCATTAGATCGCTTCGGTTATGTGAGCACCTGGAATGCTGGGGCGGAGCGTATCAAAGGCTACAAAGCGGATGAAATCTTAGGTAAACACTTTTCAACGTTCTATCGTCAAGAGGATATCGATCGGGGGCATCCTTCGCATGAACTGGAAGTCGCCGAAGCCACGGGGCGTTTTGAAGAAGAGGGGCAACGATTAAGAAAAGATGGCAGTTTGTTTTGGGCAAATGTGGTGATCACCGCCTTATTTGATAAAGATAAAAACCTGACGGGATTTTTAAAAGTCACACGCGATATCACGGATCGCAAAAATGCCGAAGAAGCCCTGAAAAAACTAAACGCTGAACTTGAGCTTCGTGTCTTAGAAAGAACGTCGCAATTACAACTGCGTGAGAAAGAACTGAAATTCGCTAAGGATCAGGCGGAGCGCGCCAACGCTGCGAAAAGCACTTTTTTGGCGAATATGAGTCATGAGATTCGCACTCCACTGGGCGCGATCCTTGGGTTCACCGATATGATCGTAGAAGATAACATCAGTGGTGAAGATCGCGAGACCGCTAAGGAAGCCATTCAAAGAAATGGTCAATTGTTGATGAACTTGATCAACGATATCTTGGATCTTGCCAAAATCGAGGCAAGCAAACTTGAGCTCGAGAAGGAATCCGTCAACTTAGCTTCCTTGAAGCAAGAACTTATTTCTACATTCCAGTCGCCTGCTAAAATAAAAGGGGTTGAGCTGACTGTCGAGTTTCACCCGAATCTTCCGGCGAATATCATCAGTGACAACGTTCGTTTAAGACAGATTTTGTACAATTTAATTGGTAATGCAGTGAAGTTCACCAATCGCGGTAAAGTCAAAATATTTGCCAGACCTCGCGGCGGATCTCACATGGCTATTTCAGTTGAGGATCAAGGGATTGGAATCTCTGAAGATCAACAAAGTACTTTGTTTCAACCTTTTCAGCAGGCCGATCCTTCTATCACGCGTTCCTTCGGGGGAACGGGTCTGGGCTTAGTGCTCTCGCGGAATTTAGCGCAGGCCTTGGGCGGGGATCTAGATCTTACGGAGAGTGAACTCGGCAAAGGATCGACTTTTACCTTAACACTTCCGATCGTAGAAGATTTCGATTTTTCCGTGAAGGAAGAACAAGATGTTATACTCTCTGCACCAGATTCGGTACGTATTATGGTTGTTGATGACAATGCCGACAACCGTCGTCTGCTTTCCATCACTTTGCGAAAGCAGAATTATATTGTTGAGAGTGCAGCGGATGGTCTTGAGTGTTTAGAAAAAGTTCCAGTTTTCAAACCCGATATCATTTTCATGGATTTGCAAATGCCTCGTATGGATGGCATTTCGACGACATTAGAACTTAAGAAGCGTAATTTTAGAATGCCAGTCGTCGCTTTGACGGCAAACGCCTTGAAGGAAGAGCGCGAGAAGTGTCTGGGATTGGGTTTCGCAGAGTACCTTACGAAGCCGATCAATCGAACACTGATAGAACAAGCTGTGGTCAGAAATCTTGCGGACAGCACTGTCCGCAAATAG